The following are encoded in a window of Pygocentrus nattereri isolate fPygNat1 chromosome 5, fPygNat1.pri, whole genome shotgun sequence genomic DNA:
- the c1d gene encoding nuclear nucleic acid-binding protein C1D, whose product MADEGLAEDYPTEIEEYLTGFESSVSSVLSVIQTLMSVSKGEHLKLDPLDQAKLDLMSAYTLNSLFWMYLMTQGVNPKEHGIKQELERIRTYMNRLKEITDKKKAARLDKGAASRFVRNALWDAEDSKGKGSTGGPHKAKQRKLN is encoded by the exons ATGGCTGACGAAGGCTTGGCGGAGGACTATCCCACAGAAATCGAGGAGTACCTCACTGGCTTCGAGTCTTCTGTGAGCTCTGTCCTCAGTGTAATCCAGACTCTCATGTCTGTGTCGAAGGGCGAGCACCTGAAG cttGACCCACTTGACCAAGCCAAACTGGACCTGATGTCTGCGTACACCCTCAACTCACTGTTTTGGA TGTACCTAATGACACAAGGAGTGAACCCAAAAGAACATGGAATCAAACAAGAACTG GAGAGGATCCGAACCTACATGAACAGGCTGAAGGAGATCACCGATAAGAAAAAGGCAGCTCGTCTGGACAAAGGAGCAGCATCTCGGTTCGTCCGGAACGCACTGTGGGACGCAGAGGACAGCAAAGGCAAAGGCAGCACAGGGGGTCCCCACAAAGCCAAGCAGAGGAAATTGAACTGA